Proteins encoded together in one Impatiens glandulifera chromosome 1, dImpGla2.1, whole genome shotgun sequence window:
- the LOC124921765 gene encoding polygalacturonase-like codes for MLSRGKSIACLLLLLLHLIIAFMWTVSATAITTYNVVNFGAMPDGESNNNVTAEAFLTAWAVACNSTGPTSIYVPPGIYMIGTPIRFNGQSCKSDSITILIHGTLVAPPADLGRSWILFERVNRLSIYGGTIDAQGSWLWACKASKNDSCHSSGSTSSSLEFSHSKNVIVRGLTSLNSQLTHIVIFGCNNFKLHGLKVSAPGNSPNTDGIHISYSSNITVLNSNIGTGDDCISVGPKTDSLWIENIACGPGHGISIGSLGGKIEVGGVKNVTVRTAKFTGTENGVRIKTWAEEGKGLVRDVVFEHITMLNVQNPIVIDQKYCPGHNCPNQSSGIEISDVTYQDIHGTSSREVAVRFDCSDENPCSRIILQDIDLMYGEKMAQSSCSNVDGTASGVVVPSSCLSS; via the exons atgttatcacgGGGAAAGTCTATAgcttgtcttcttcttcttcttctacactTAATTATAGCATTTATGTGGACCGTGTCAGCTACTGCTATTACTACATACAATGTAGTCAACTTTGGAGCTATGCCGGACGGAGAGTCCAATAATAATGTTACAGCCGAGGCCTTCCTCACTGCTTGGGCCGTAGCTTGCAACTCCACCGGACCCACTTCAATCTACGTTCCTCCTGGAATCTATATGATCGGAACACCCATCAGATTCAATGGTCAATCATGCAAATCAGATTCCATCACAATTCTCATCCACGGCACCCTCGTTGCGCCGCCTGCAGATCTTGGAAGAAGTTGGATCCTTTTTGAGAGAGTCAATCGACTTTCCATCTATGGCGGCACGATTGACGCTCAAGGATCTTGGTTATGGGCTTGTAAGGCTTCCAAGAATGACTCTTGTCATTCTTCTGGTTCTACG TCGTCGTCTCTAGAATTCAGTCATTCTAAGAATGTGATTGTAAGAGGATTAACCTCTTTAAACAGCCAACTCACTCACATAGTAATTTTTGGCTGCAACAACTTTAAATTACATGGCCTAAAGGTTTCTGCCCCCGGTAATAGTCCCAACACTGATGGCATCCACATCTCGTACTCGTCAAACATAACCGTCCTCAATTCAAATATTGGCACGGGGGACGATTGCATCTCTGTTGGACCAAAAACCGATAGTTTGTGGATTGAGAACATAGCATGTGGGCCTGGCCATGGTATAAG CATTGGGAGCCTAGGCGGGAAGATAGAGGTGGGCGGTGTGAAGAATGTGACGGTTAGAACTGCGAAGTTTACGGGGACAGAAAATGGGGTGAGGATAAAGACATGGGCTGAAGAGGGTAAAGGATTGGTTAGGGATGTTGTCTTTGAACATATAACAATGCTTAATGTACAAAATCCTATAGTGATTGACCAAAAATATTGTCCCGGGCACAATTGCCCTAATCAATCTTCGGGGATTGAAATCAGTGATGTAACTTATCAAGATATTCATGGGACATCGTCAAGAGAAGTTGCGGTTAGGTTTGATTGTAGCGATGAAAATCCTTGCAGCCGAATAATATTGCAAGACATAGACTTGATGTATGGGGAGAAGATGGCGCAATCTTCATGCTCTAATGTCGATGGCACTGCTTCTGGAGTTGTAGTACCATCCAGCTGCTTAAGCTCCTAA